The Lolium rigidum isolate FL_2022 chromosome 2, APGP_CSIRO_Lrig_0.1, whole genome shotgun sequence genomic interval ggcctggccgtcggcacagaagatGGGCTGGGCtaacggccgtttgggcgtcgtgGGGCCCACGACGAAGGGGCCGACGGcaactgtgccgacggcaacgtCCCACCGTCGGGCTACCTCCGTGCGCGACGGCCAGACGTGTGCCGACGGCGAGGCAGGCTGTGCCGAGGCCACCTTGTGCCGACGGcaaggtgccgacggtggccgtcggcacaggcgtgggccgacggcgaggcaggctatgccgacggccgccggccgtcggccccTCGGCGGGTTCCCATAGTGAACCAACTTCCTCCGATCTGAGGTTCGAGGGATAGTGACATCCCAGAGCTACTAGGCTGGGTTAGTCCACTAGTTATACATAAAATATATCGTAAACATATTTTTCATTATGAACATTTAGCCTTTATAACAATGTGTTTGATGGAAATTGGGGATCAAAGTGTCACATATACCAAAAGAGAAGTGCAGGAGAAGAAACGCGTGGACCATGGttctgaaaaaaaaagaattgaTTGTCCATGATAGAGAAGTGCAGGAGAAGAAAAACACAAGAGATGGCGGAGAGATCCTTTTGCACTGCAGAACCTCTTGTCTGCGACAAACGCAGAAACGGCCGTGACTTTGGGAGTCAGCCACGAACCGGATTCGCTTCTCTGCACCTTCTTTTGACAACACAACACATAATGTTTTCTCAGCCGAATATTAACACTGAGACAAAAGTAAATATTCTTTCTGCTCTCTTTCCCTTGATAATGATCCAAGTGGACATACATATTTCCCAGATAATTAATTTGCAGGAGACGGTGCATTTTTAGGGCACGACAGGACTTCAAAGAATAATATTAACATGTAACTTGATATACCCAGAACGTTCAACAATGGCACATACAAATATCGTATGCAAATATAGTAAATTATAATGATCACACACAATGGCAGAATGCATGCTTTCTATGAATCTCCAACTGCCTGGCTCAAAGCCAAAGGCCGACTAGGGCCTGATTTGGGTTCTACAATCATTGCTCgtgtttcctttttatttttggaCTGCTGCGAAAAACACCATGTGATTTCAAAGTAGCCCAATCTAATTCAAAAATTCCTCGTAGTTGAGAACTCCTCACATTTTTTTACAATAGCAGGATCAAAATATCTTCGTTACGCCTACTTTGTTCAACACTAGATTTGGATGCTGCTCTTTTAAAAGGGACGTCCTACTAAACAATTGGAAATGTTTTGAAAAAATGTAAGCATAGGACACAAAAAGCTTATGTCCTTCTTTGTCTCTAAGGACAGGACCATCCCCATTGTCCATTGAGCCTGCTCTGAATAATCTTCCTTTTGCCGGATTATTACCAATGCAATCTTTGCTCGTGTTTACCTAAGCAAATTCAGATTCATGCAACAATCAAATATGTAAATATTAATCATttacaaaacattttgaattgccaTCTTTGCCACAAACTATAACGTTCAATCTCCTTCAGGGTGAGATGGTGGACTACTATGCGAACAACAATAGAGTGCGAAATTTGTGCTTAAGTCATCATGGCAATGAAATTGGTTATATTTTTTGCGCAAGGTCTGCCGATCTATTCATAATCCTCAGCAATAGTATAagaaaacctaaaattaatacaaATTACAAAAAGGTCTTTGGACCATCTAGCCACTACTACAAGTACTCGAATGCCGTGAAGGTGTGCCACCGTCCTCGCCCCTCTCTCATTGGAGCCGGGCAAAGCTTGTTGTAATGGACAGATGGAAGTTGTCATGCTGAGACCAGATGGAAGCCCCAAAGAACCAACACACGAGAGCAGCAACCATCACCAATAAAGAGATGCTGAGATCAGAAGGAACACATACCAAATCCAACGATATCCGCAAGAGACAAACCTCCACATACCCTCCGATGACTTTACCATCTTCATCTCCAGGGAGTCGCCACCGCCACTTCTTCATGAGTGGGACACAAGCCCTAAACAGACTGAGGAAATCAACAAAAAATGGAGCCCTCCCCCCCGACAAGAAACGAGATCCTACAGGCCTCCATGGCCCTTGGCAAGCTTCCTAGGATAAACTCCCGGTTTTTCCATGCCTCTACTCATGTCACTAGATCAAATAGAGCTTAACCTTTCGAAACAAAAGAAAACCTATCATGTGAATCAAGGTCATTGCACAATTCAACTCAATCAAAAATTTCTAATGTTCCGCACATCACCAAGAATGAATAATCAACAATATTGTCGTGTTTGGTTCGTggaacaaagaaaatattctattATGTGAATCGATGTATCGGTTCTCCATGTAAGCGCATGTAATTATCGTGCTATCCTACCTAACCTTCCTTCTCTAGTCCCCCTAAAATTCTCCGGTAATCGTATACTAGGGTTAGAATATTGGGTCGGTGTTCCCCTCCCGCTCATGTATCTGTGTATATAAGCTCACCCCAATACATAAATATATTTGTGCCTTGCACAATTCTTCCTCTCTTCACTCGAGACCAATAATTCTGCCCATCTAAATTCCTACTtttgttgtcttctcctaattaagAAGATCGGGGATCCTGCGCGACTTGAGGAGAAAATTCTCTGGCTTTACACTAAAGATTTAGTGTGTAAATGCATACATATAAACATGCACGAACAGTTTGCATCATGCATCAACTGGCTTTAGGGCCGCCTATTCAGACGAGGTAAAAGAAAAGAATATAGAGTGATGTGTCCGATCGTGCGTTGCACCAAACAACTCGAATGTCTGATGCTCCACGCATCAGCAAGAAAGAATCGAGGAAAGTAATGGCCTGTTCGATTCCAGGAACATTAGATCGATCAACCCCAACTAGCTTGTCATCTCACACCAAATACCCAAACATAACCAACTTGTCCAATCGAGATGTACTATGTATACCAGGGTTCAAAAAATATGATGTTGCAGAATCTGTCATTTAAAATTTCATGGAAATTGATGATCAAAGTGTTGCAGTATGTGAAAACGACACCACGATGCTGAGACAAAATGGAATTGAGTGTACGTGATGGATGGACACCGTTTCCATGTTGTCTATAGCAAGCAAAGAAGCGCATGCAGGAGAAGAAACCCACACATACAAGAGACGCTTTTGCAATGCAGAACCTCGTGTCTGCGCAAAAGGCAGAAACGGCCGTGACTTTGGCAGTCAGTCACGAACCGGATTCGTTCCTCTGCACCTTCTTTTGACAACACAACATATAATGTTTTCCCTGCCGAATCTGCCGTTGAGACAAAATTGCAAATATTCTTTCTGGTATAGCCCCTTAACAATGATGATGAACCAACCAAAATACATATGTAAATTTAAtatgttatatactgatatagGGAATATATATAATTCGGACAGTACCCTGTCCTTACTGCCACCATAATGAAAAAGTCGGTGGTGATTGGCCAGCGGCAGGTGAAGTCAAATCTCAATGAACTGCATTCTGTTCCAAGTCCATTTCACGGCATATGTTCCCTCTTCTACAGTTCTACTACCACTCAAAGGAATAAATAGTAATGATTTTTCGAATAAAAAaggaggtttttttttttgcatatgagTCAACTTCTCGGTTGTTGAGATCATCCGGCCCATTTAAATTCCTGATTCTCCTAGCTAATTAGAAAGAACTTATCCAACACTAGTCCACCTTTTTGCTCTGCTTGGGGTCTTTATCTTCTCCCTCGCCGGCTCCCTCCTCTTCAGCTTGTTTCTCGACGAATTCCAGCAGCTGGAAACGCAAAATAGTCAGAAACAACGAAATCTTGCGTTTTGActacaaaggaaaaaaaacaataGGGACGTAGCACCACAGATAATCACAGCAAAGGAGCAAACAACTAATTGGCATTAGTTTTGCAACATGCATGAGTATTCTTTACCAGAAGCCACGGAGCTTCAACTAGAGAGTTGGAGACATACAGTTATGCAGAAGTAGACATTTTTACTTGAGGCAACATCGAAGGAGGCTCCAGCTAGTCAACTAATTTCTCTCATTACAGGACTACTTAACTTCAGAATATGGGAATATCAAACTGCAGCTTTTCTATCGGGAACTAATATTTGTGTCAGACGATGCCTTTCTTGCCAGCCATGTGGAAATATTTTGGTTTGTTAGACTTTTAAGAGCAACAATGTCAAAACTTTTACAAATAAAATACCACTACTTAAAATACCCTCAAGTTCAAAGTAAAGAACAAGGTAGGAAGCTTAccggcttcacttctccattccacATGGAGTGAACAGCGACGAAACCAGTCACACCAGGAACGATGTATAACAGAGCAGGCTGCGTATCAAAAAAGAAAAGATGGAGATAAAAGGTGTTAATATCTTTTTTCAGAGATCGACATGGGTCAAGAGCAGCAATGGATGAAAAGAGATACTAGGAACAGGACTAACCTGCGCAGCTTGAAACCAGTTCATCACAACTATTGTTGCTGTTATACCCGCAGCGTATCCCAGAAATGCACTGTTGAAGTAACGGTTCTTGATCCCCCTCGAGACATCAAAACGCAGAGCAAGTGCAACAAAAATACCTGGAGTCGGAATTAAAACTACACGTTATTATGTGTTAGGTTACATGCCTATGGAAACATGTGATCTTTAGAAATTTTTTTCAATATTGAATGATACAGAACTAATTGTTGATTTTCTACCACCAAGTCTGAATAGGtaactgtttcttttctattttcgtgAAAACTATAGAATCTCCTATCCAACTCTAATAATATTATGTGTTAAGTAAATGATATCTGACTACTCCCTCTGCCCCGAAAAAGATGTcacagatttatctaaatttggatgtatgcaAACACTAAATATTGTTTAGAtagatccaaatttagacaaatctgcgaCATCAAGCGCTGAGACGAGTTTCTTTCCTCAGCTAAAACACCTTATATCAACAGCAATCCAGTTGTTATGACATTGCAATAGATCATTAGTGAGAGCAGAGCTTTCACTCATAATCTAGCTGCCAGTACTATTAAACAAGAAATCGGAAAAGGGAATCAAGTATCACTGCAAATATAGCATGCTTATCACTAACCAGGTATCACGATATCACCAaggccaagcatggagaaagggcGTGCAGCATCCGCAGTGGGAAACAGAAGCTGCACAAAGAAGAGAAAAACAGGTGAATAAATTAAATTATTTGCAATGAAATGGAAGAAAATGTCGAGGGCAAAAATCCAGTCAGACAAAACACTAACCTTTATCGGAGCATCAAATGATTTAGCAACAGTGACCATAACTGGAGTGAAGAACACCCAGAAGATGTCATACAGAAAAAGTCCAGCCTGAAATTCCAGAAGGAGTTGAGCAACCATTCACACGACAATATAAGAAATACTCAACAAAGGTTCAGTAACAGTATGTGGAACTGCAGTAACAGAAACTGATGGCATGACTAGACTAGCATTTTTATGAGCCAGACACAAGCAAGAATTTCGATAGCTTTAGAATAAGTAACATAGTAAACAAgttgaacttttcatattattcaaatcaCGAGATAGTAGGATCACAGTTTAAAACTCCTTGCTGGAGGATGGGTCCACTACATCAAATACTGGAAAAGGTAATCATGAATATTAAATTGCCAACAGGATACCATCAAAGTAAAAGTAATCCATGATTGAAAATCGATTCGACATTATAAACAAATTACGAAAACAAGGACAAAAAACATTATCTGCAATGCATTTAGTGAGCTGCTTGGAAATTAATATTTGTATTAAGAGAAGAGGGACGCAACAACATGATAACCTAGAGATGCAAACTGCAGGTCATTAACACGGTTAGTAAGCACAACATATCATTAAGGCTTCCTACAAATTTTGCAGACTGCTCTTTTCATATCAAGAAGAAAGGTACGCAAAATTTATAGGATATCAGAGACTTAATTTGTATTTAAGGTGCCTACATGTCATGCTATATTCTTCAAATTGTATTTATGGTAGGTAAATGTCATGCTCCACAGAGTACTAATATAGCACAGAGCTGAGCAAGAGAAAGACAAGTCGGTGGCTGAAATAATGGAAGGCGTACAAGATAAGTTAGTTCGCTATGAGCTTTGAGTGAACACATACCAAGAGAATACCACCGGTTGTGAATGATCCTAGTGATAGCATCTCAATTCCCTGCAAGATTAAAACTAAAGTATTAAGGTTTTGTTGATAAAGTAAAAAAAGGAAAGAGATGATATATTTTATGAAATCTTTCAGCCAATAACTATTCTAGCAATGCATATTAACCTTAAACTCAAAGTAGCAGTAAGGACAAACCTGAATGCAGAAAGCAATTCCCAAAACATTGTTTGCTAGCCAATGCTTCTTCATGGCATACCATGTACAAAAGAAAAATCCTGGGATTGAAGCAACAACTTGAGACTTGGTGAACTCCACTGAGAGTGCTGAAATGtgaaattaataaggttaaaccaGAAACAAGTCTCAATCTTAGGTAAGAGCATGATAAATTATAATATGGCCAAGAAGGCGAAATCATTGTCTTGTCAATAAGGCAAGACGGAAGTTAATATGGAACTCAAAGAAAAGGGTCATATTATTACATCACAAGCAGCAAAAGCATTGCAAATCTTGCAATATGTATCCAGACACCCAGTACAACCAGAAAAATGAGACTccatatcaaatgaaacattgtcAACGAAATGTATGTTTACATGCCAGTTAATTGTTTATACACAGCTGAATACTCTATATATAAC includes:
- the LOC124686118 gene encoding signal peptide peptidase 2-like, giving the protein MKTHERAASLALAGLSLAPLVINVNPNLNVVLTACLTVYVGCYRSVKATPPSETMSKEHAMRFPLVGSAMLLSLFLMFKFLSKDLVNTVLTAYFFVLGIAALCATLLPSVERFLPVGWNDNVIVWRAPYFHSLSVEFTKSQVVASIPGFFFCTWYAMKKHWLANNVLGIAFCIQGIEMLSLGSFTTGGILLAGLFLYDIFWVFFTPVMVTVAKSFDAPIKLLFPTADAARPFSMLGLGDIVIPGIFVALALRFDVSRGIKNRYFNSAFLGYAAGITATIVVMNWFQAAQPALLYIVPGVTGFVAVHSMWNGEVKPLLEFVEKQAEEEGAGEGEDKDPKQSKKVD